The Periplaneta americana isolate PAMFEO1 chromosome 9, P.americana_PAMFEO1_priV1, whole genome shotgun sequence genome contains a region encoding:
- the LOC138705642 gene encoding uncharacterized protein: MSGLHIILFGLLATVSSNDEIEDSTAESDILTVYSFPTKNPQLELWRNPNRLLMDPLLIFTKTEDDEEEYDGHLAEGGLSELAKDEKAQNIYNALRKQGETAMLLHPREQLKEVSESSFSTRLPVSTLATLAVLAATAVGIPWLLSGSSEKKNETTTSARVTNLQPLYRLELSDHQVRILENLQQHPVP, from the exons ATGTCCGGGTTACACATAATTCTCTTCGGCCTTCTGGCCACAGTGTCCTCTAACGACGAAATCGAGGACAGTACAGCAGAAAGCGACATTCTCACTGTGTACA GTTTTCCAACAAAGAATCCACAGTTAGAATTGTGGAGGAACCCAAACAGACTTCTTATGGATCCACTTCTTATCTTTACGAAGACAGAAGATGACGAGGAAGAATACGATGGTCATCTAGCTGAAGGGGGCCTATCAGAGCTGGCGAAAGACGAGAAGGCACAGAATATATATAATGCCCTGAGAAAGCAGGGAGAGACAGCGATGCTGTTACATCCTAGAGAACAACTGAAGGAAGTGAGCGAGTCCAGTTTCTCCACCAGACTCCCAGTGTCTACTCTTGCAACGTTGGCAGTCTTGGCAGCGACGGCGGTGGGAATTCCCTGGCTTCTGTCTGGCAGTAGCGAGAAAAAAAACGAAACCACCACCTCGGCCAGAGTCACCAACCTGCAGCCACTATACCGCCTCGAACTCTCTGATCATCAAGTCAGGATCCTCGAAAATCTTCAACAGCATCCTGTTCCTTAA